From the Labrys wisconsinensis genome, the window TGGCCACCCATTCGCGGGTGCCCTGCTCCCGCTCGGCCTGCTCGCGGGCGAGCTCGACCACCTCCTCGGCCTTGCCGAGCGGCACCACCGCGATGCCGATGGTGTCGGCGACGATGAAGTCGCCGGGATGGACGAGGATGCCGCCGCAGGCGACCGGCACGTTGATGGAGAGCTCCTCCTTGCGGCCGGAGAACATGGTGTGGGTGCCGCGGGCGGTGATGGCGCGGGTCCAGATCGGCCAGCCGATATCCTCCAGCTCGTCGATATCGCGCCCGGCGCCGTCGACGATCATGCCGCGGATGCCGCGGTTCCTGGCGAGGCCGCCCATCAGGCCGCCGCAGACCGAGGTCTCGGTGTCGCCGCCGGCATCGACCACGATGATGTCGCCGGCCTGGCCCATCTCCAGGGCTTTCAGCGGGTCGACCAGGTCGCCCTTGGAGAGCTGCACGGTGAGCGCCTGGCCCACGGCCTTGGCCTTGAAGGGCGGCTTGATCGCCGAGCTCATCACGCCGGTGCGGTACATGACATCGGCGAAGACGCAGGAGGCGGAGTAGCATCTGGCCACCGCGTCGAACCTTGAGAGCAGGTCCGGACGTCGTTCGAAATCGGCGAAGGTCTTGAGCATGGTCTTGTCCAAATGAAGCTGAGTGAGAGGCCCGTTCCGCTAGGCGAGGGCAAGGGAGACGCCGCCTGATGCCACCGTGTTGACGGGGTTGAGCGGCCGCTCGTCGGTGAGGACGCGCCGCACCTCGGAGGCCGCGATCTCGCGGGCGAGCCGGATGGACTGCTCGGAGTAATAGGCCGCGTGCGGCGTGACGATCACGGCGGGATGGCTGAACAGCGGGTTGTCCGCCGGATTCCAGGAGGCCCGCTTCGCCGGCTCCTCCTCCGGATCGTCGAGCCCGGCGCCGGCGACGCGGCCCTCCAGCAGCGCCGCATGCAGCGCCGCGTTGTCGATGGTCGGGCCGCGGCCGGTGTTGACGATGATGACGCCGGGCTTCATCAGGCCGAACTCCCGGGACCCGAGGAAATGCCGGGTCTCGGCCGTCATCGGCACCTGCATCATGATGACGTCGGCCCTGGCCAGCAGCTCGTCCTTGCCGACCTTCACGGCGCCGTGCTCGGCGATGGCCGCATCCGGCAGATAGGGATCGTAGACGATCCGCTCCACCCCGAAGGCGCGGGCGCGGGCGCCGATGGCCTGGCCGATCTTGCCGAAGGAGACGATGCCCATGGTCTGGCCGCGCAGCCGGTGGACCGGCGCGCCGGACTGCCAGCGCCAGATGCCTTCGTGCGTCGCCCGGTCGTATTGGAACAGCTTGCGGGCAAGGGCCATCCACAGGGCGACGGCGTGGTCGGCCACCTCCTCGGTGCAGTAGTCGCGCACGTTGGTGACCTGGATGTTGCGCGCCGTCGCCGCGTCGACGTCGACGATGTCGACGCCGATGCCGTAGCGGGCGATCACCCTGCAGCGGGTCATGGCGGCGATGGTCCGGGCGCCGACGCGGGCATATTGGTTCATGATGGCGTCGCAGTCGGCGGCATCAGCGAGGAGGTCGTCCTCGCGCCTGGCCTGCAGCGCCACGACCTCGGCGCCGATCGGCTCGAGGATGGCGCGCTCGATGTCGGTGTCGCCGTAGTCGAAATCGGTGATGACGACCTTGAAGCGGCGAGCGGCCCCCTGCGCGTCAGACATAGGCGCCGGCCGAGTAGGTCAGCTCGTAGCTGTGGCTGTAGATCTCGACGATGTTGCCGAACGGATCCTCGCAATAGATCATCCGGTAGGGCTTCTGGCCGGGATAGTAGCTGCGCACCTGCTGCATGCGCTGGCGCCCGCCATAGTGTTCGATCAGCCTGATGCGGCCCTCCAGGTCGGGATCCTGGACGCAGAGGTGGAACAGGCCCGGGCGCCAATATTCGAAGGGGCGGCGCTCCGGTTCGGTCTTCGGAAACTCGAACAGCTCGAAGCCGATGCCGTCGGCGGTGGCGAGATGGGCGATGCGGAAGGAGCCCCAGCCCTCTCCGAACACGTCGTCGCACATCTGGCCGATGGCGCTGTCGTCGTGGTTGACGGTGGTCGGTCCCATGATCACGTAGAGGCCGAGGGCCTTGGAGTAGAACTCCACCCCCTTCTCGAGGTCGGGCACGGTGATGCCGACATGGCTGAAGCTGACGGGTGCGGTCATGGCACGCTCCTTGAGGACCGGACGGGAAGGATGAGGGTGGCGAGGCGCCCGATCTCGGCGCGCCACATGTCGATGCCGACCGCGAGCAGAATGATCGCCCCGGTGATGACGTTCTGGGCGGAGGTCGGCACCGCGTTAAGGTTGAGGCCGTTCTGGACGATGACGATGGTCATGGCGCCGATCACGGTGTTGAGGATGTTGCCGCGCCCGCCGGCGAGGCTCGCCCCGCCGATGACGGCGGCCGCGATGGCCGAGAGCTCCAGGCCGACGCCGTAATTGGGCGAGCCGGAGTTGAGCCGCGCCGCCATCAGGATCGCGCCGATCGCCGCGGTCAGCCCGGCGAGGGTGAAGGCGACGAGCTGGATGCGCCTGACGTCGATGCCGGAGAGCCGCGCCGCGTTGGGGTTGCCGCCGACGGCGTAGATGGACCGGCCGAGCGCCGTCCAGCGCAGGAAGCAGAAGGCGAGCGCATAGAGGGCCGCGAGGTAGAACAGCGGCAGGGGCACGCCCGCGAGCCTGCCATAGAACAGGGGCTCCAGCAGCGGCGAGGCCTGGAACACCGGCGAGCCGTTGTTGAACATGAAGGCGAGGCCGCGGAACATCGACAGCCCGGCCAGGGTGACGATGAAGGAGGGAATGCGCAGATAGGCCGCCATGAGGCCGTTCAGGGCGCCGAGGCCGATGCCGATGGCGAGCGTCATCACGATCGCCACCGGGAACGGCACGCCCCAGAGCTTGACGGCGGAGGCGAAGACCACCGTCATCAGCGCGATCATCGAGCCTGGTGACAGGTCGATGCCGCCGGTGAAGATGACGATGGTCGAGCCGATGGCGAGGATGGCGACGATCGACACCTGCAGGATCAGGTTCGACAGGTTGCCCCAGGCGAGGAAGTTGGCGGTGGTCGCGGCGACGAGCAGCGCCACCAGGATCATGGCCGAGAGCGGGCCGGTGATCTCGCGAAGGATCGAGTGTCTCATGCGGCTGTCTCCGTCGCCGAAGCCTGGACGAGATCGGTTTTTGCGAGGGTGCCGGCCTCGCGCACGGCCACGAGGCGGCCATGGCTCATCAGGCCGATGCGGTCCGACATGGCGATCAGCTCGTCATGGTCCGACGAGATCAGGATCACCGCCTTGCCCGCGGCGGTGAGGCGGTTGATCAGGCGGTAGACCGCGATCTTGGCGCCGATGTCGATGCCTTGCGTCGGCTCGTCGAGGATGAAGAGCTCGGCGCCGGCGAACAGCCAGCGGGCGATGACCACCTTCTGCTGGTTGCCGCCGGAGAGGAGGCCGACCTCCTTCTCCGCCGCCGCCGGTGTGATCTCCAGATCCCGGATCAGGCCGCCGCCGGCCCGCGCCTCGCGCGCCAGGCTGATCAGGCCGTGGCGGCCGAGCTTGTCGAGACCCGCCGCCGTGATGTTGGGAAAGCCGGCGAAGTTGAAGAACAGGCCGTCGAACTTGCGGTTCTCCGGCACCAGGGCGAGGCCGGCCGCAACCGCCTGGCGCGGCGAGCGGAAGGCGACGCGCCGGCCTTTCCAGACGATCTCGCCGGCGGTCAGCCGGTCGACGCCGAACAGGGCACGGGCAACCTCGGTCCGCCCGGAGCCCAGCACGCCGCCGAGGCCGAAGACCTCGCCGCGCCGCACCTCGAAGGAGACGTCGCGGACGCGGTTGGCGGTGGCGATGCCGCGCACGCCGAGGAGGGTCTCGCCGGGCGGCACCCGCTCCTTGGGATAGTGCTCGCCGACCCTGCCGACCATGGTCTCGACGATGAAGGGGATATCGACGCGGGACTGCTCCGCCGATGAGGCGACCTTGCCATCCTTCATGACGGTCACCACGTCGACGAGGCCGACGACCTCGTCCAGCCGGTGGGAGATGTAGAGGATCGTCACGCCGCGGTCCTTCAGCCGGCGCAACAATATATGAAGCCGGCTAATTTCATCCAGGCCGAGCGCGGTGGTCGGCTCGTCGAGGATCAGCATGGACGCGTCCGAGGCGAGCGCCTTGGCGATCTCGACCAGCTGCTGCTCAGCCACCGAGAGGGTCGACACCACCCGGTCGGGATCGATGGCGACGTCCATCTCCGCCAGCACGCGAGTGGCATTGGCGCGCATCGCCGCCCAGTCGACGCGCCCTCCGTGCCTGAGCCAGCGGCCGAGGCCGCGCTCTGGCCAGCGGCCGAGATGGACGTTCTCGGCCACGGTGAGGGTCGGCACCAGCGAGAATTCCTGGAACACGGTGGCGATCCCGGCTTCGCGCGCCGCGATCGGGCTCGCCAGCACCACCGGCTCGCCCCGCCGCAGGATCCGGCCGGCATCGGGCTGGTGGGCACCGGACAGAACCTTGATCAGGGTCGACTTGCCCGAGCCGTTCTCGCCCATCAGGCCATGGATCTCGCCGGGATGGAGCCGGAGCGAGACATGGTCGTTGGCGACGACGCCGGGATAGCGCTTGACGATATCGGCCAGTTCCCAGACGGGGCGGCGCTCGCTCATCGGCAATGGTCCTGGCGGGGCGGGGGCAGCCCCCTCCCCGGCACGCTGGGTCAGTAGGAACGGCTCGGCTTGGGATAGAGCCGGTCGGCGGCCTGGAGCACCGGCAGGACGGTGTCCTTGTCGACGATGTTCTCCGGCGTCTCGACGAAGCCGCCGGGGAACTTGCCGTTGAGCACGTCCAGCGTGACGTCGAAGGCGATCTCGCCCATGACGAAGGGCGTGGTGTTCACCGTCGCCGTCACCGTGCCGGCCTGGATCTCCTCCAGCGCGGCCGTGTCGCCGTCATTGCCGAGCAGGGTCAGGCCGGAGCGGCCGAGCGACTTGGCCGCCAGCGCCGCGCCCATGATCATGTAGTCGTTGGCGGCGAACACCACGTCGACGTCGGGATTGGCCTGCAGCAGGTCCATCGCCGCGGTGTTGCCGCCCTCGACGTTCCAGCCGCCGGGGATCGAGGCCTTGACGGTGATGCCGGGCGTGCCCTTGACCGCGTCGAGGAAGCCGCCGACCCGCTCGGTCGAATGGTAGCCGGGCTGCCCTTCGATCACGGCGACGGTGGCCGGCTTGCCGGCGAGCTTCTTCAGGAGATAGTCGCCGATCAGATGCGTTCCCTTGCGCTGGGAATAGCCGACCACGGCATGGACCGGGGTCGGGAAAGCGGCGATGTCGGAATTGACGACGATGACCGCGATGCCCTTGTCGACCGCCAGCTTGACCAGTGGGGCGGCCGCCGCCTCGTCATGGGTGGAGAGGATGATGGCGTCGACCTTGCGGGTGATGGCGTCCTGGATCATGCCCATCTGGCCGTTGATGTCGGCGCCCGACTGCGGCGCCAGCATGAAGGTGTCGACCCCGGCCTTGGCCGCCCTCGCCTTGATGCCCTCGCCGATGGCGATGTAGTAGTTGAACTCCGTCGCTGGCGGCATGTAGGCGATGGTGATCTTGGCCGTCGGCTTGAACGCCTTGGTATCGGCCTGTGAGCCCTGGGCGAGCGGCACGGGGGCGGGATAGTCCGCGGCGGCAGCCGCGCCGGCCATGCCGAGCATGGCTGCGCCCAGCATCAGGGCGATGCTGCGCCGGTCGAAGATGGTCGTCATGCTCTTTCCTCCCTGTTCGGCGGCACGCGCCGTGTCGTTCAGCCCGCGAAGGGCGTGTCGGCCACGCCGCGCACGCCCGGCACGGCGATGAAGAGGCTGCCGGCGGCCGGCTGGCGCGCCAGGTCCTCGCCGGCGAGGCCGAGCCGGGACGTGGTGATGTAGAGGGTGGCGAGATCCGGGCCGCCGAAGGCGCAGCAGGTCGGGCGGGCGACGGGCAGCTCGATCACCGCGGCGAGGCGACCCTCCGGTGACCAGCGCTCCACCCGTCCGCCGTCCCAGACTGCGTTCCAGATAAAGCCCTCGGCATCGACGCAGGACCCGTCCGGCACGCCCTGCCCTGCCCGCTCGACCAGGGTCCGGCGCTGCCCGGGCGTGCCCGCTGCCTGGTCATAGGCGAAGGCCTCGATCCGCCGGGTCAGCGAATCGGCGAAATAGAGCGTGGAGCCATCCGGCGAGAAGCAGGTCGAGTTGGCGCAGGCGACGCCGTCGAACAGCGTGGTCACGACGCCATCGGCGTCGACCCGCGCCACCGAGGAGACCGGCCGGCCGTCCCGCTCGTCCATGCCGCCGAGGACGAAGCGGCCCTGCCGATCGGTGCGGCCGTCGTTGAGGCGCGTCTGCGGCAAGTCCGGCTCGAAGGCGGCGAGGTCCTCGCGTCGCCCGGTGTCCAGGTCGAGGAAGGCGATTCCTTCCGCAAAACCCGCCAGGATCCCGGTCGGGGCACGGCCGGCGCGCGGGGCAAAGCAGCAGACGCGGCCGGGCACGGCATAGGAGCGCGTCGCGCCGGTGGCGGGATCGAGGCTCCAGACGCGCTCGCCATGAATGTCGGTCCACATCACCAGCCCGTGCTCGGCGGACCAGAGCACCCCTTCGCCGTGCTGATTGGCGCAATCGACGAGCAGCCTCGCCTGCATCCGCTTTCCCCCTTCACAGCCGCACGCGCTGTGGCGTGCATTGGTATCTGGTGTACCAGACAGCAGGTATCTCGACAAGCGCGTTGTGTTGGACTACGCCTGTGCATGGGTTTCGGGGGAGAGGTTCGGCCATGCGTCCCATTCAGCGTCCTCGCTCGCTGGCCTCGACGGTGCTCGACCAGCTGCGCGCCTCCATCGTCCGCGGCGACTTCGAGCTCGGCGCCCCGCTCTCCGAGCGCCAGCTCTCGGAAAGCCTCGGCGTCTCCAAGACGCCGGTGCGCGAGGCCCTGGCCCAGCTCAAGATGGAAGGGCTGGTCAAGATCTTCCCGCAGCGCGGGGCCTTCGTCTTCTCGCTGTCGGCGCGCGAGGTGATCGACCTGTGCGAATTGCGTCTGACGCTGGAGACCGCGGCGCTGCGCCTCGCCTTCGCCCGCCAGCGCAAGCCCCTGACCGACGGCCTCGCCAAGGTGACCGCGCGCATGCGCAAGGCCAAGGCCGACAACGACCTGCGCACCTATCTCGCCGCCGACACGGCCTTTCACGAAGTCCTGTTCGAGAGCTGCGGCAACCCGCTCTTCGCCGAGGCCTATGGCATGCATTCCGGCAAGATCGCCGCCCTGCGCAACCATCTGGCGGCCAAGCCGCGCCATACCGACCTTTCCTTTACCGAGCATGTCGAGATGGTCGATCTTCTCGTCCGCGGCGAGATCGAGCAGGCCCTCGCCGTGCTGGAGACCCATATCGGCCGGACCCGGGCGACCTATGCCGCCTGGATCGAGGACATCGCCGCCGCCGACCGCCGCCAGGAGACGGCGGCGAGGCTGCGGCAGGGCGACGCGTCGGAGGACTGACGGCGGCAAGCGTTCTCAGTCGGCGCCGTGCCGCAGCCGCCCTGGGCGCGATGTTCATGGGATCGGCCGGTATAGCCGTCGCATCCATCACCACGGGCAAGACCGGTGACAGATCTCGCAAGACGATCCGGCGACTGCCGTCGCGGCTGCTCCGCCGCTTCCTCCCTGCAGCCAAGCCGCCCGCTCGGCAGCGCGACGACCGGCAAGATGCTGGAATCCCGGATCGATCTCGGCCTATGGTGCGAAGCGGGGCATGCGACCGGCGGAGAATTAGCTCAGAATTAGAACTTCGACTGTGCCAGGGAACAATTCGAAAAGACATGATTCTCGTCGGATCTATGCCTATGTCGGCGATTTCCTTTGCAGAGCAGCCCCGATACGACCACATCTCTTCAGGCGGGGGGAAGAACAGATACGGCAGCGAGGTTTCACGAACCCGTCATTGCAGCCGGCTACCCCACCGTCTCGCTCGGGGGCGCGAGACGGGGATCACCCATGAAGAGGTTCGGACGGATCTTGGCTGCCGGCGCCGTTGCGGCCGGCACGGTTGCAGCGGCATCCGGTGCGGTGGCCGCGCCCTACCAGCACGTGCTGCTGATCAGCATCGACGGGCTGCATGCCCTCGACTTCGCCAATTATGTCGCCGCCCACCCCGCGAGCACCCTGGCGGCCCTGCAGCGCACCGGGATCTTCTATCCCAACGCCCTCACCTCGGCGCCATCCGATTCCTTCCCGGGCCTGGTGGCCCAGGTCACCGGCGGCACGCCGAAGTCGACCGGCGTGTTCTACGACGACAGCTACGACCGCACCTATTTCGCGCCGGGCTCGGGCTGCAAGGGCGATCCGGGCACGGAGGTCTCCTTCGCCGAGAACGTCGACGTGGATTCGACCCGGCTCGACGGCGGCGGCAAGCCGGGCGACGCGCGCAGCCAGATCGACGCCGCCAAGCTTCCCCAGGCGCTGGTCGACGGCAAGTGCGTCACGATCTATCCGCACGATTTCGTGCGCGTGAACAACATCTTCGAGATCGTCAAGCAGCATGGCGGGCGCACCGCCTGGTCGGACAAGCATCCCGCCTATGAATGGCTCAACGGCCCCTCCGGCAGTGGCCTCGACGATTTCTACGCCCTGGAGCAGGACAGCCTGATCCCCGGCACCAAGGTGAAGACGACCGGCAGCTTCAAGGCGCAGCGCGACTTCGACGAAGCGCGCGTCAAGGTGCTGCTCAACGAGATCAAGGGCCTGGACAGCACCGGCGCCCACGCCGCCCCCGTTCCGGCCCTGTTCGGCATGAACTTCCAGGCGGTGAGCGTCGGCCAGAAGCTGCCGAAGTCCGGCCCGGGCGACGAGCCGAACCTCGCCGGCGGCTATGCCGACGCCGGCGGCACGCCGAACAGCGGCCTCGCGGCGCAGCTCGCCTATGTCGACGGCGCGCTCGGCGAGATCGTCGGCGCGCTCAAGGACAATCACCTCGCCGACGCGACGCTCGTCATCCTGGCCTCCAAGCACGGCCAGTCGCCGATCGATCCCGCCACGTTCCAGGCGCTCGACGATGATCCCTACACCAAGACGCCGGGCTATGGCTTCCATATCGCCGACGACGCCTCGCTGATCTGGCTGAAGCCGCAGGATCGCGCGGCCAAGCTGGCTGCTGCCCAGGACTATCTGAAGAGCCAGATCAAGGCCTTCGGCATCGGCCAGATCCAGACGCCGGGCGCCCTCGCCCTCGCCTATCAGGACCCGGCAAAGGACTCCCGCACGCCGGACTTCATCGTCACCGTCAATCCCGGCGTGGTCTACACCTCCGGCTCCAAGATCGCCGAGCACGGCGGCGCCAACTGGAACGACCGCAACGTCGCCCTGCTGGTCAGCAGCCCCGCGCTCGCCGGCCGGACGGTTCCTGCCCTGGTGCAGACGACGCAGGTCGCCCCCACCATCCTGCGCGCCCTCGGCTATGATCCGCAGGAGCTGCAGGCGGTGAAGCAGGAGGGAACCCAGGACCTGCCCGCCCTGCCGTTCTGAGGCGGCGGACCTTCGGCAGAGTGATGACACGCCGGCGCCGGGCAGCCCCAACAGGGCCGCCCGGCATCACTTTTTCGCGGGCGAGGCCGTTGGTGCGGCTGCAACCCACGAACCGGGACAGGTCCACACGCCGGTCGTGCCGACGGCGTCGGGACACC encodes:
- a CDS encoding SMP-30/gluconolactonase/LRE family protein — translated: MQARLLVDCANQHGEGVLWSAEHGLVMWTDIHGERVWSLDPATGATRSYAVPGRVCCFAPRAGRAPTGILAGFAEGIAFLDLDTGRREDLAAFEPDLPQTRLNDGRTDRQGRFVLGGMDERDGRPVSSVARVDADGVVTTLFDGVACANSTCFSPDGSTLYFADSLTRRIEAFAYDQAAGTPGQRRTLVERAGQGVPDGSCVDAEGFIWNAVWDGGRVERWSPEGRLAAVIELPVARPTCCAFGGPDLATLYITTSRLGLAGEDLARQPAAGSLFIAVPGVRGVADTPFAG
- a CDS encoding RraA family protein; the protein is MLKTFADFERRPDLLSRFDAVARCYSASCVFADVMYRTGVMSSAIKPPFKAKAVGQALTVQLSKGDLVDPLKALEMGQAGDIIVVDAGGDTETSVCGGLMGGLARNRGIRGMIVDGAGRDIDELEDIGWPIWTRAITARGTHTMFSGRKEELSINVPVACGGILVHPGDFIVADTIGIAVVPLGKAEEVVELAREQAEREQGTREWVAKGKTVEDLLAEFGRI
- a CDS encoding alkaline phosphatase family protein, producing the protein MKRFGRILAAGAVAAGTVAAASGAVAAPYQHVLLISIDGLHALDFANYVAAHPASTLAALQRTGIFYPNALTSAPSDSFPGLVAQVTGGTPKSTGVFYDDSYDRTYFAPGSGCKGDPGTEVSFAENVDVDSTRLDGGGKPGDARSQIDAAKLPQALVDGKCVTIYPHDFVRVNNIFEIVKQHGGRTAWSDKHPAYEWLNGPSGSGLDDFYALEQDSLIPGTKVKTTGSFKAQRDFDEARVKVLLNEIKGLDSTGAHAAPVPALFGMNFQAVSVGQKLPKSGPGDEPNLAGGYADAGGTPNSGLAAQLAYVDGALGEIVGALKDNHLADATLVILASKHGQSPIDPATFQALDDDPYTKTPGYGFHIADDASLIWLKPQDRAAKLAAAQDYLKSQIKAFGIGQIQTPGALALAYQDPAKDSRTPDFIVTVNPGVVYTSGSKIAEHGGANWNDRNVALLVSSPALAGRTVPALVQTTQVAPTILRALGYDPQELQAVKQEGTQDLPALPF
- a CDS encoding GntR family transcriptional regulator, with the protein product MRPIQRPRSLASTVLDQLRASIVRGDFELGAPLSERQLSESLGVSKTPVREALAQLKMEGLVKIFPQRGAFVFSLSAREVIDLCELRLTLETAALRLAFARQRKPLTDGLAKVTARMRKAKADNDLRTYLAADTAFHEVLFESCGNPLFAEAYGMHSGKIAALRNHLAAKPRHTDLSFTEHVEMVDLLVRGEIEQALAVLETHIGRTRATYAAWIEDIAAADRRQETAARLRQGDASED
- a CDS encoding sugar ABC transporter substrate-binding protein — translated: MTTIFDRRSIALMLGAAMLGMAGAAAAADYPAPVPLAQGSQADTKAFKPTAKITIAYMPPATEFNYYIAIGEGIKARAAKAGVDTFMLAPQSGADINGQMGMIQDAITRKVDAIILSTHDEAAAAPLVKLAVDKGIAVIVVNSDIAAFPTPVHAVVGYSQRKGTHLIGDYLLKKLAGKPATVAVIEGQPGYHSTERVGGFLDAVKGTPGITVKASIPGGWNVEGGNTAAMDLLQANPDVDVVFAANDYMIMGAALAAKSLGRSGLTLLGNDGDTAALEEIQAGTVTATVNTTPFVMGEIAFDVTLDVLNGKFPGGFVETPENIVDKDTVLPVLQAADRLYPKPSRSY
- a CDS encoding ABC transporter permease; protein product: MRHSILREITGPLSAMILVALLVAATTANFLAWGNLSNLILQVSIVAILAIGSTIVIFTGGIDLSPGSMIALMTVVFASAVKLWGVPFPVAIVMTLAIGIGLGALNGLMAAYLRIPSFIVTLAGLSMFRGLAFMFNNGSPVFQASPLLEPLFYGRLAGVPLPLFYLAALYALAFCFLRWTALGRSIYAVGGNPNAARLSGIDVRRIQLVAFTLAGLTAAIGAILMAARLNSGSPNYGVGLELSAIAAAVIGGASLAGGRGNILNTVIGAMTIVIVQNGLNLNAVPTSAQNVITGAIILLAVGIDMWRAEIGRLATLILPVRSSRSVP
- a CDS encoding sugar ABC transporter ATP-binding protein — encoded protein: MSERRPVWELADIVKRYPGVVANDHVSLRLHPGEIHGLMGENGSGKSTLIKVLSGAHQPDAGRILRRGEPVVLASPIAAREAGIATVFQEFSLVPTLTVAENVHLGRWPERGLGRWLRHGGRVDWAAMRANATRVLAEMDVAIDPDRVVSTLSVAEQQLVEIAKALASDASMLILDEPTTALGLDEISRLHILLRRLKDRGVTILYISHRLDEVVGLVDVVTVMKDGKVASSAEQSRVDIPFIVETMVGRVGEHYPKERVPPGETLLGVRGIATANRVRDVSFEVRRGEVFGLGGVLGSGRTEVARALFGVDRLTAGEIVWKGRRVAFRSPRQAVAAGLALVPENRKFDGLFFNFAGFPNITAAGLDKLGRHGLISLAREARAGGGLIRDLEITPAAAEKEVGLLSGGNQQKVVIARWLFAGAELFILDEPTQGIDIGAKIAVYRLINRLTAAGKAVILISSDHDELIAMSDRIGLMSHGRLVAVREAGTLAKTDLVQASATETAA
- a CDS encoding lactoylglutathione lyase family protein; this translates as MTAPVSFSHVGITVPDLEKGVEFYSKALGLYVIMGPTTVNHDDSAIGQMCDDVFGEGWGSFRIAHLATADGIGFELFEFPKTEPERRPFEYWRPGLFHLCVQDPDLEGRIRLIEHYGGRQRMQQVRSYYPGQKPYRMIYCEDPFGNIVEIYSHSYELTYSAGAYV
- a CDS encoding C-terminal binding protein; this translates as MSDAQGAARRFKVVITDFDYGDTDIERAILEPIGAEVVALQARREDDLLADAADCDAIMNQYARVGARTIAAMTRCRVIARYGIGVDIVDVDAATARNIQVTNVRDYCTEEVADHAVALWMALARKLFQYDRATHEGIWRWQSGAPVHRLRGQTMGIVSFGKIGQAIGARARAFGVERIVYDPYLPDAAIAEHGAVKVGKDELLARADVIMMQVPMTAETRHFLGSREFGLMKPGVIIVNTGRGPTIDNAALHAALLEGRVAGAGLDDPEEEPAKRASWNPADNPLFSHPAVIVTPHAAYYSEQSIRLAREIAASEVRRVLTDERPLNPVNTVASGGVSLALA